Part of the Fusobacteriaceae bacterium genome is shown below.
TTTGATAATTATTTTTAATCCTTCGCTGACTTTAAGCAATTCCTTTTGCTGATTATCAATCGCTTCTGCCAATCGCTTACAATATTGGGTGATTTGCTCCCAGCGTTCTGCTGCGGAGCCTTTTAAGCTCATGTTCATTTTCTCCTCCTCATTTTTCATCAATTCTTTTCCATTTTCGCGTACATCGTTGTTTAATAACAGGAAAAGCCGATACCCAATCTGTAGCGGCTTCTTTCTTGAATATATATTACCACATGTGGTGCTACCTGTCAAAATAATTTCATATTTTTGGCTTTGACGGGTGTTTTTGCTCGCATTCCTTTTGCATCTTCGCGCCCTTATACGAGCCAAGTTCATTTCCTCTCAATGATTACCGGGCTTATTCAGGTTCATTTTTATCGGCTTTTTCGCTTGAATCTTGCGTGTTTTCTTCATGCGTCCCGTTGAATTTTCTTTTTTGTTTTGAATTGCGGAGTATCAGAAAGACAACCGCAAAGAGGGCGAACATGCCATAGCGTAAGATGGTATTATTTATTGATTTCTCTGCGGCAACGCTTGCCTCTGAAGTTTTTACCAGCATACGAATTGCAAGATCGTTCAAAGCCTGTTCAGCTCCCGGGTGTCCTGCATCTTTTGCCAATGTCATGTACTGTTTCGCCAAATCGTATTTTTTTTGATCTTCATACATGATTCCCAAAGTCAGCTGAGCATCGGCATTTCCGGCGTCAGCGTGTGGCTTCAAGTATTTTTCCGCCGCAGTGTACTCTTTTCTTGAGGCATATACTCCCCCAAGAATCAATTGGGCAGGGCTGTTGCCCGCGTCTGCGTTGGGTTTTAAATATTTTTCCGCCGAACCGATATCACCCGTCAGCAAATATACTGCCCCAAGCGTGAATTGCGCTTGATCATTCCCGGCATCGGCAGCCGGTTTTAAATATCTCTCAGCCATGGGAAAATTTTCTCCCATGAAATATGCAACGCCAAGTAAAATTTGCAGGTCGATATTTCCGCTTTCGGCATCGTTTTCAAAGCTATTTTTCAGATTTCGATAATCTTCGGGGCTATTCAAGTTTTCCAATACTGCGCGCATATTTTCATTTGTTGCTTTTGCCGCCATTTTTAGATATTTACCCGCTTCCGCATAATTGTCTTGAAGCAGGTATACCAGACCCAGAGTGAACTGTGATTCAAAGTCGCCACTTTCGGCGTTTGTCCTGTGTGCTTCCAGTTGAGCTTTGAATGAGTCTGGCCTGTAGAATGCCCGGGTTCTCTGATCTAACACGAACAGCGCAAAACAAAGTAAAATAATAATTTTCTTCATTTGATACCCCCTCTATTTGTCCTTCTAAGTCCGCGCCCTTTGCGCCCCTTGGCGCCTTTGTACGGGCTATTCTTACTTCCCCGCCCTCAGCGGGAACGGGCGAGCCGAAATCCCAGACGGCGTCCTTTATCCGCCGGTTGGTGTCGATCCCGGCAGGCGGAACGGAGATTCTGCGGCCCGACTTCGATCCACGCTCCTCCGCGGTCGACACGGGCGGAGCCCGAAGACGCGCCCTGCGGATCGCGCTGTGCTTCGTCGCTGTATGCGCCGTACCAATCCCAGCACCATTCCCATACGTTTCCGTGCATATCGTAAAGCCCCCAGGCGTTGGGGGCGAAACTTCCCACAGGCATCGTCTGTTTACCGGATTCTCCCGTCGTGTTTGAACCAAAGAAGCTCTTGTCATTGAAGTTTGCCTGACGGGCGGTAATGGTTTCGCCCGTATTGAAGGGCGTGACAGTACCTGCGCGGCAGGCGTATTCCCATTCCGCCTCGGTTGGCAGGCGATAGCCGTTGGCGCTTTGGTTCCAGGTTACGTTTTCCCCGTTAATCTCATAAGCGTCGGCGAGTCCCTCCCGCCGGCTTTTGGCGTTGCAGAAGCGTATCGCGTCAAACCAGCTGACATGCGTAACAGGGTTGTTTTCCCCTTTCCAAGCGCTGGGGTTTGTTCCCGTCAGAGCCTGGTATTCTCTCTGCGTCACTTCAAAAGGGGAAAGGTAAAAGGAACTGACCGTTACCGGATGCGCCGTTTCATCGTTTCTGCGTCCCGTTTCCGTAACCGGACTGCCCATCAGGAACGCGCCGCCCGGGATATACACCATGCCGGTCGGCGTCGCGGACTGTCGGCCGGTTTGTCCGTTTGCCGGGATCGCAAAAACCAAGGAAAAGATGAAGCAAAAAGAGAAAACAAAAATCTTTCTCATCTGTATCGGTAAAACTGCACCAGCACCCCGTCGGGATCCTTAATATAGAAAAAGATCACGTTGGGCGGCAGCGTTTCGGGTTCGATGATCTCAAAGCCCCCGGCCGCAAGTTCCGCCTTCCACGCGGCGATATCCCCGGGAACGAGAAACCCGATGGTAATATTGACGGCAACGACAGGTTCCGCGGGCGCGGCCTGGCGAATCAATTCCACGACGGTCTCCCCGTCCCCCATAAAGGCGATCCGCGCTTTTTCCAGAGGCGCATCGGCCGGTACGGTGCGGGCAATCGGGAGTCCGACGATATCGCGGTAAAAGGCGACGGATTTTTCAAAGGCTTTGGCGTGTATGGTGACATGACTGAATTTCATAAAACATCCTCCTTTTTCAATTTTCCCCACAATGTGATGGTCTTCCGCTCCGTGGCCGCGAATCCTTCTCCGTAAGGCGTCTGCTCCTCGCTCAGGACCGAGCGGATCAAAGCCGCGCCGCTCCGGTATGCCAGAGCATCGGCAAAAGTCAAGGCCTTGCCCGCGTCTCCGCTCAGGAAGGGCAGGAAAAGCCCCGCCTCCGGTTGAAATCGGGCCCCGAGGACAAGCATGGTCGTTCCGTCCGTATAGAGCCAGCCGTTTTCCGCCATGCAGGTCCCGAGTCCCGGGCCTACGGGATAATATGTCTGGTTGAGGCAGAGAAAGCCCCCTTTCATTTCCGGATAACAGGGACTCAGGCAGGCTTCCCCTTCCGCAGGGGAGACCTGTACGAAATCCGAACACTCCTCCTTCGTAAGAGGCCGGACCGCCCGCGTAAATTCACCGTAAGCGCCCGCCATATGGAGTCCGTTAATCTCTGCCAGATGGCGGCTTACGACATTGGTCGCGCCCGTATACATACCGACCTGCGTGAGACCCAGGGCCTCCGCTTCCTTGGCCCAGCTGCGGTAAAGGGCTTTTCCCGCTCCTTGGCTCTGCCATTCGGGGTCGACCCGGAGCGTCTCCAGCCAGCCGAAATTCCCGTAGAGAACCGTCAGCTTCCCGATCCCGATGATCTCCGACCCCGCGAAGACCCCGCTCAAAGCTCCTTTGCTCTTTTTCGTGAAAAGATCCCAGGCGTCGTCCAGGTATCGATGACCGGGCATGGCGGCCGCTTCCACGGCGACGGCGCCCGCTCTGTCCCCGTCTTTTAGCGCCCTTACCGTAAACTTTTCCTCATTCATGTAAACCTCCGAATGTAAAATATGTGAATTCATTTCCAAGGCTCTGAAATTCTTAAAAAAGCCGGTACCCAAATCAGTATCGGCTTTCTGTATTTTCATATTACCACATTTTGACCCGTTTGTCAAAAATTTGTCTTTATTCCACGATCTTGGCGTTCTTGAAGGCCGGATTGGAGAGATCGACCTTGTATCTTTCCGCGACTTTCTTGTTGACCAGGACAAGGTCTTCCTTGGGTTTCTCATAGGGCATATCGGCAGGGGACTTCCCTTTGAGGATCTCGACGGCCATTTCGCCGGCCCGGTAACCGATCTTGTAGAAATCGATGGTCGCCGTCATCAAAGCGCCGCTGGGCACGGAATCTTCCGTCGAACCGAATACGGGCTTTCCCGCTTTGTTGGATTTTTCGAGAACGAGGGCAAAGGCCGAAACCACCGTGTTATCCGTTGTCATGAAGATCATGTCCACTTTGGACAGCAGCGCGTCCAGCGCCGGGGCAATCTCGTTGACGGAGGTGACGCCCGCTTCCTCATAACCGATACCCGCTTTTTTCGCCTCATCCTTGATCTCGTTGATGGAAATCACGGAATTGGCTTCTCCGGTATTGTAAATGAGACCGATTTTCTTGAGTCCGGGAAATACCGCCTTCACAAGGGCGATCTGCGACGCGATGGGCAGCGGATCGGGCGTTCCCGTGATATTTTTTCCCGTGAGTCCCGAAGCGATGGGATCCGTCACGGCGGTCAGGACAATGGGAATATCCTTGGTGGCGTTGTAAGCGGCCTGGGAGCTCGGCGTGGATATGGTGAAAATCAAATCTTTTTTGGCGTCCACATAGCCTTTGGCAATCAGTTGCGCCGTCCCCACGTCGCCCTGGGCGTTCTGAAACTCAATCTGCGCGTCTCCGTAACCCTGATCGGCGAGGGCCTTCTCAAAGCCTTTCCGCGACAGGTCCAGCGACGGATGCTCAATAATCTGGGTCGCTCCGATCTTGATGTCCTTGGGCGCCTTGGCCGAAAGACTGAGTGCGCTCAGCAATAATACCGACAAAACCGACAAAACTTTTTTCATTCTGATGTTCCCCCTTCTAAGTAATAAAATTGGTGCTCTTATCATACCACGCCGGCGGGCGGTTTTGGTAGAGTACAATTCGGAAGGGGAAGCTGTTCGGGTTTTCTTCATGAAAAACGCGGATTTTCAGGGGCTCTTCCGGGGGAAATGACGAAAACCCTGTTCGGAAGACGCCCTTTTTCCGCGATTTTTTCTGTTAGGATTGGTTTGCTTTGAGTTTATCGGCGACCCCTTTGAGCAGGCTCATCAGAAGCGCCGTATCCTCAGGGATCATGATCCGCACCGCGTTTTGCCCGATCCCGTCAAAATTCCGGCCGCTGACCGAGGCGATCCCGGCCTCCAGAAGGACCTTGTGCAAATCGACGGCCCAGTCTTCCGTGTAGAGCAGCATGACCGGCGTGCTTTCATCGGTATGGGCATAGCGGATCACGGGGTTTTCCCGGAGAAAAGAAAGCAAAATTTTCTTTTTTTCCCGGGTACGTTCGATCAGGGCTTGCTGATAATCCCCGATCCGGAAGATTTCCTCGGCGAGCCTTCGCGCGTGGGCGTTGCAGTTGAAAGGCGTGATGATTTTTTTGAGCTGGGTCGTCGCGTAGGGGGCCGCCGCGGAATAGCCGAAGCGGATCCCCGCCATCCCGTAGCCCTTGGAGAGCGAGCGGGTCACGAAGAGGTTTTTGTGTCGCCCCGTATGGGCGACAGCCGAGCGGGAAAGATCTATGTAGTCGCCGTAGGCTTCGTCCACAATGACGGCCGCCTCCATCCGCTCCGCTTCTTTTATGATTTCGGCCGTCTCAGCTGAAGTCAGCGTCTGCCCCGTGGGATTGTTGGGGTTTTCGAGGAAAACGAGGTCCGCCCCGCTTTTGCGCATTTCCGTGATGAATCCGGCCGTATCGAACCGA
Proteins encoded:
- a CDS encoding VOC family protein; this encodes MKFSHVTIHAKAFEKSVAFYRDIVGLPIARTVPADAPLEKARIAFMGDGETVVELIRQAAPAEPVVAVNITIGFLVPGDIAAWKAELAAGGFEIIEPETLPPNVIFFYIKDPDGVLVQFYRYR
- a CDS encoding ABC transporter substrate-binding protein; translation: MKKVLSVLSVLLLSALSLSAKAPKDIKIGATQIIEHPSLDLSRKGFEKALADQGYGDAQIEFQNAQGDVGTAQLIAKGYVDAKKDLIFTISTPSSQAAYNATKDIPIVLTAVTDPIASGLTGKNITGTPDPLPIASQIALVKAVFPGLKKIGLIYNTGEANSVISINEIKDEAKKAGIGYEEAGVTSVNEIAPALDALLSKVDMIFMTTDNTVVSAFALVLEKSNKAGKPVFGSTEDSVPSGALMTATIDFYKIGYRAGEMAVEILKGKSPADMPYEKPKEDLVLVNKKVAERYKVDLSNPAFKNAKIVE
- a CDS encoding formylglycine-generating enzyme family protein; amino-acid sequence: MVFAIPANGQTGRQSATPTGMVYIPGGAFLMGSPVTETGRRNDETAHPVTVSSFYLSPFEVTQREYQALTGTNPSAWKGENNPVTHVSWFDAIRFCNAKSRREGLADAYEINGENVTWNQSANGYRLPTEAEWEYACRAGTVTPFNTGETITARQANFNDKSFFGSNTTGESGKQTMPVGSFAPNAWGLYDMHGNVWEWCWDWYGAYSDEAQRDPQGASSGSARVDRGGAWIEVGPQNLRSACRDRHQPADKGRRLGFRLARSR
- a CDS encoding aminotransferase class I/II-fold pyridoxal phosphate-dependent enzyme, translated to MPGIHPYIANYEPKSYADPMPVDCLLDCSLGVNQSPFPEAILKLLELTPQSLIKQYPHHEGVIGAIVDIYASIAAISAENICIGNGSYDLLQGINLLYLAPGKTVFSCVPHFSAYTDHIRCLGARHVHRALRADENYRFDTAGFITEMRKSGADLVFLENPNNPTGQTLTSAETAEIIKEAERMEAAVIVDEAYGDYIDLSRSAVAHTGRHKNLFVTRSLSKGYGMAGIRFGYSAAAPYATTQLKKIITPFNCNAHARRLAEEIFRIGDYQQALIERTREKKKILLSFLRENPVIRYAHTDESTPVMLLYTEDWAVDLHKVLLEAGIASVSGRNFDGIGQNAVRIMIPEDTALLMSLLKGVADKLKANQS
- a CDS encoding sel1 repeat family protein yields the protein MKKIIILLCFALFVLDQRTRAFYRPDSFKAQLEAHRTNAESGDFESQFTLGLVYLLQDNYAEAGKYLKMAAKATNENMRAVLENLNSPEDYRNLKNSFENDAESGNIDLQILLGVAYFMGENFPMAERYLKPAADAGNDQAQFTLGAVYLLTGDIGSAEKYLKPNADAGNSPAQLILGGVYASRKEYTAAEKYLKPHADAGNADAQLTLGIMYEDQKKYDLAKQYMTLAKDAGHPGAEQALNDLAIRMLVKTSEASVAAEKSINNTILRYGMFALFAVVFLILRNSKQKRKFNGTHEENTQDSSEKADKNEPE
- a CDS encoding GNAT family N-acetyltransferase, coding for MNEEKFTVRALKDGDRAGAVAVEAAAMPGHRYLDDAWDLFTKKSKGALSGVFAGSEIIGIGKLTVLYGNFGWLETLRVDPEWQSQGAGKALYRSWAKEAEALGLTQVGMYTGATNVVSRHLAEINGLHMAGAYGEFTRAVRPLTKEECSDFVQVSPAEGEACLSPCYPEMKGGFLCLNQTYYPVGPGLGTCMAENGWLYTDGTTMLVLGARFQPEAGLFLPFLSGDAGKALTFADALAYRSGAALIRSVLSEEQTPYGEGFAATERKTITLWGKLKKEDVL